Proteins encoded together in one Microcebus murinus isolate Inina chromosome 18, M.murinus_Inina_mat1.0, whole genome shotgun sequence window:
- the CCR10 gene encoding C-C chemokine receptor type 10, which translates to MGTEPTEQVSWGLYSGDEEEAYSAEPLPELCYKADVQAFSRAFQPSVSLTVAALGLAGNGLVLATHLAARRAARSPTSAHLLQLALADLLLALTLPFAAAGALQGWSLGSATCRAISSLYSASFHAGFLFLACISADRYLAIARALPGGPRPSTRGRAHLVSVIVWLLSLLLALPALLFSRDGQREGQRRCRLIFPEGLTQTVKGASAVAQVVLGFALPLGVMAACYALLGRTLLAARGPERRRALRVVVALVAAFVVLQLPYSLALLLDTADLLAARERSCPASKRKDLALLVTSGLALARCGLNPVLYAFLGLRFRQDLRRLLRGGGCSPGPHPRGGCPRRPRLSSCSAPTETHSLSWDN; encoded by the exons ATGGGGACCGAGCCCACAGaacag GTTTCCTGGGGTCTCTACtctggggatgaggaggaggcaTACTCAGCTGAGCCGCTGCCAGAGCTCTGCTACAAGGCGGATGTCCAGGCCTTCAGTCGCGCTTTCCAACCCAGTGTCTCCCTGACTGTGGCTGCGCTGGGCCTGGCGGGCAATGGCCTAGTCCTGGCCACCCACCTGGCGGCCCGACGCGCAGCTCGCTCGCCCACCTCCGCCCACCTGCTCCAGTTGGCCCTGGCCGACCTCCTACTAGCACTGACCCTGCCCTTCGCGGCAGCAGGGGCTCTCCAGGGCTGGAGTCTGGGAAGTGCCACCTGCCGGGCCATCTCCAGCCTCTACTCGGCCTCCTTCCACGCCGGCTTCCTCTTTCTGGCCTGTATCAGCGCCGACCGCTACCTGGCCATCGCGCGAGCGCTCCCAGGCGGCCCGCGGCCCTCCACGCGCGGCCGTGCGCACTTGGTCTCAGTCATCGTGTGGCTGCTGTCGCTGCTCCTGGCGCTGCCTGCACTCCTCTTCAGCCGGGACGGGCAGCGGGAAGGCCAACGACGCTGTCGCCTCATTTTCCCCGAGGGCCTCACGCAGACGGTGAAGGGGGCGAGCGCCGTGGCGCAGGTGGTCCTGGGCTTCGCGCTGCCCCTGGGCGTAATGGCAGCCTGCTACGCGCTGTTGGGCCGCACGCTGTTGGCCGCCAGGGGGCCCGAGCGCCGGCGTGCGCTCCGCGTCGTGGTGGCCCTGGTGGCGGCCTTCGTGGTACTGCAACTGCCCTACAGTCTCGCCCTGCTGCTGGATACGGCAGATCTACTGGCTGCTCGCGAGCGGAGCTGCCCTGCCAGCAAGCGCAAGGATCTGGCTCTGCTGGTGACCAGTGGCTTGGCCCTCGCCCGCTGCGGCCTCAATCCCGTGCTCTACGCCTTTCTGGGCCTGCGCTTCCGCCAGGACCTGAGGAGGCTGCTCAGGGGCGGGGGCTGCAGCCCAGGCCCTCACCCCCGCGGCGGCtgcccccgccggccccgcctTTCTTCCTGCTCCGCTCCCACTGAGACCCACAGTCTCTCCTGGGACAACTAG
- the CNTNAP1 gene encoding contactin-associated protein 1, translated as MMRLRLFCILLAAVSGARGWGYYGCDEELVGPLYARSLGASSYYGLFTAPRFARLHGISGWSPRIGDPNPWLQIDLMKKHRIRAVATQGSFNSWDWVTRYMLLYGDRVDSWTPFYQRGHNATFFGNVNESGVVRHDLHYHFTARYVRIVPLAWNPRGKIGLRLGLYGCPYKSDILYFDGDDAISYRFPRGVSRSLWDVFAFSFKTEEKDGLLLHAEGAQGDYVTLELQGAHLLLHMSLGSSPIQPRPGHTTVSAGGVLNDQHWHYVRVDRFGRDANLTLDGYVQRFVLNGDFERLNLDTEIFVGGLVGAAQKNLAYRHNFRGCMENVIFNRVNIADLAVRRHSRITFEGKVAFRCLDPVPHPINFGGPHNFVQVPGFPRRGRLAVSFRFRTWDLTGLLLFSRLGDGLGHVELMLSEGQVNVSIAQSGRKRLQFAAGYRLNDGFWHEVNFVAQENHAVISIDDVEGAEVRVSYPLLIRTGTSYFFGGCPKPASRWDCHSNQTAFHGCMELLKVDGQLVNLTLVEGRRLGYYAEVLFDTCGITDRCSPNMCEHDGRCYQSWDDFICYCELTGYKGETCHQPLYKESCEAYRLSGKTSGNFTIDPDGSGPLKPFVVYCDIRENRAWTVVRHDRLWTTRVTGSSMERPFLGAIQYWNASWEEVTALANASQHCEQWIEFSCYNSRLLNTAGGYPYSFWIGRNEEQHFYWGGSQPGIQRCACGLDRSCVDPALYCNCDADQPQWRTDKGLLTFVDHLPVTQIVVGDTNRSTSEAQFFLRPLRCYGDRNSWNTISFHTGAALRFPPIRANHSLDVSFYFKTSAPSGVFLENMGGPFCQWRRPYVRVELNTSRDVVFAFDVGNGDENLTVHSDDFEFNDDEWHLVRAEINVKQARLRVDHRPWVLRPMPLQTYIWLEYDQPLYVGSAELKRRPFVGCLRAMRLNGVTLNLEGRANASEGTSPNCTGHCAHPRFPCFHGGRCVEHYSYYTCDCDLTAFDGPYCNHDIGGFFEPGTWMRYNLQSALRSAAREFSHMLSRPVPGYEPGYVPGYDTPGYVPGYHGPGYRLPDYPRPGRPVPGYRGPVYNVTGEEVSFSFSTNSAPAVLLYVSSFVRDYMAVLIKEDGTLQLRYQLGTSPYVYQLTTRPVTDGQPHSINITRVYRNLFIQVDYFPLTEQKFSLLVDSQLDSPKALYLGRVMETGVIDPEIQRYNTPGFSGCLSGVRFNNVAPLKTHFRTPRPMTAELAEALRVQGELSESNCGAMPRLVSEVPPELDPWYLPPDFPYYHDDGWVAILLGFLVAFLLLGLVGMLVLFYLQNHRYKGSYHTNEPKATHDYHPGSKPPLPTSGPAQAPAPTPAPTQAPAPAPAPAPGPRDQNLPQILEESRSE; from the exons ATGATGCGTCTCCGGCTCTTCTGCATCCTGCTCGCTGCGGTCTCCGGAGCCCGGGGCTGGGGCTACT ACGGCTGCGACGAGGAGCTGGTGGGGCCCCTGTATGCACGCTCTCTGGGCGCCTCCTCCTACTATGGGCTCTTCACCGCGCCCCGATTTGCTCGGCTGCATG GCATAAGTGGATGGTCACCTCGGATTGGGGATCCAAATCCCTGGCTCCAGATAGACTTAATGAAGAAGCACCGGATCCGGGCTGTGGCCACACAGGGCTCCTTTAATTCTTGGGACTGGGTCACACGTTACATGCTGCTCTATGGTGACCGCGTGGACAGCTGGACGCCGTTCTACCAGCGAGGGCACAACGCG aCCTTCTTCGGTAACGTGAATGAGTCGGGGGTGGTGCGCCACGACCTGCACTACCACTTCACCGCTCGCTATGTCCGCATCGTGCCCCTGGCCTGGAACCCGCGCGGCAAGATCGGCCTGAGGCTCGGCCTCTACGGCTGCCCTTACA AGTCCGACATACTCTATTTTGACGGTGACGACGCCATCTCGTACCGCTTCCCGCGAGGGGTCAGCCGAAGCCTGTGGGACGTGTTCGCCTTCAGCTTCAAGACTGAGGAGAAGGACGGGCTCCTGCTGCACGCCGAGGGCGCCCAGGGCGACTACGTGACGCTCGAGCTGCAGGGGGCGCACCTGCTGCTGCACATGAGCCTGG GTAGCAGCCCCATTCAGCCAAGACCGGGTCACACTACGGTGAGCGCCGGCGGTGTCCTCAACGACCAGCACTGGCACTACGTGCGCGTGGACCGATTTGGTCGCGACGCAAATCTCACCCTGGACGGCTATGTGCAGCGCTTTGTGCTCAATGGCGACTTTGAGAGGCTGAACCTGGACACAGAA ATATTCGTTGGGGGTCTGGTGGGCGCTGCGCAGAAGAACCTGGCTTATCGGCATAACTTCCGAGGCTGTATGGAAAACGTAATCTTCAACCGAGTCAACATCGCCGACCTGGCTGTGCGGCGCCATTCTCGGATCACCTTCGAG GGTAAAGTGGCCTTCCGCTGCCTAGACCCAGTTCCACACCCCATCAACTTCGGAGGCCCTCACAACTTCGTGCAAGTGCCTGGTTTCCCACGCCGGGGCCGCCTGGCGGTCTCCTTTCGCTTCCGCACATGGGACCTCACTGGGCTGCTACTTTTCTCCCGCCTTGGGGACGGGCTGGGCCACGTGGAGCTGATGCTCAGTGAAGGGCAGGTCAACGTGTCCATTGCGCAGAGTGGCCGCAAGAGACTTCAGTTTGCAGCTG GGTACCGACTGAATGATGGCTTTTGGCATGAGGTGAATTTTGTGGCACAAGAAAACCATGCAGTCATCAGCATTGATGATGTGGAAGGGGCAGAGGTCCGGGTCTCATACCCACTGCTGATCCGGACAGGGACCTCATACTTCTTTGGTG GTTGTCCCAAGCCAGCCAGTCGATGGGACTGCCACTCCAACCAGACGGCATTCCATGGCTGCATGGAGCTGCTCAAGGTGGATGGTCAACTGGTCAACCTGACTTTGGTGGAGGGCCGGCGGCTCGGATACTATGCTGAGGTCCTCTTTGATACATGTGGCATCACTGATAG GTGCAGCCCTAACATGTGTGAGCATGACGGACGCTGCTACCAGTCTTGGGATGACTTCATCTGCTACTGTGAACTGACGGGCTACAAGGGGGAGACCTGCCACCAAC CTTTGTATAAGGAATCCTGTGAGGCTTACCGGCTCAGTGGGAAAACTTCTGGAAATTTCACCATTGATCCTGATGGCAGTGGCCCCCTGAAGCCATTTGTAGTGTACTGTGATATCCGAG AGAACCGAGCATGGACAGTTGTGAGGCATGACAGACTGTGGACGACTCGGGTGACAGGTTCCAGCATGGAGCGGCCATTCCTGGGGGCCATCCAGTACTGGAATGCATCCTGGGAGGAAGTCACTGCCCTGGCCAATGCCTCCCAGCACTGTGAACAGTGGATTGAGTTCTCTTGCTACAATTCCCGGCTGCTCAACACTGCAG GAGGCTACCCCTACAGCTTTTGGATTGGCCGAAACGAGGAGCAGCACTTTTACTGGGGAGGCTCCCAGCCTGGCATCCAGCGCTGTGCCTGTGGTCTGGACCGGAGCTGCGTGGACCCCGCCCTGTACTGCAACTGTGATGCTGACCAGCCCCAGTG GAGAACTGACAAGGGGCTGCTGACATTTGTGGACCATCTGCCTGTCACTCAGATTGTGGTGGGGGATACAAACCGATCCACTTCTGAGGCCCAATTCTTCCTGAGGCCTCTGCGCTGCTATGGCGACC GAAATTCCTGGAACACCATCTCCTTCCACACCGGGGCTGCACTGCGCTTTCCCCCAATCCGTGCCAACCACAGCCTTGATGTCTCCTTCTACTTCAAGACCTCAGCACCCTCAGGAGTCTTCCTAGAGAACATGGGGGGCCCTTTCTGCCAGTGGCGCCGACCCTACGTGCGGGTGGAACTCAACA catccCGGGACGTGGTCTTCGCCTTTGATGTGGGGAATGGGGATGAGAACCTGACAGTACACTCAGATGACTTTGAGTTCAATGACGATGAGTGGCACCTGGTCCGGGCTGAAATCAATGTGAAGCAGGCCCGGCTCCGAGTGGATCACCGGCCCTGGGTGCTGCGGCCCATGCCTCTGCAGACCTACATCTGGCTGGAGTATGACCAGCCGCTCTATGTTG GATCTGCAGAACTTAAGAGGCGCCCCTTTGTGGGTTGCTTGAGGGCCATGCGTCTGAACGGTGTGACTCTGAACCTGGAGGGCCGGGCCAATGCCTCTGAGGGTACCTCACCCAACTGCACAGGCCACTGTGCCCACCCCCGTTTTCCCTGTTTCCATGGAGGCCGCTGCGTGGAGCACTATAGCTACTACACATGTGACTGTGACCTCACAGCTTTTGATGGCCCATATTGCAACCACG ATATCGGCGGTTTCTTTGAGCCGGGCACCTGGATGCGCTATAACCTGCAGTCAGCACTGCGCTCTGCAGCCCGGGAGTTCTCCCACATGCTGAGCCGGCCAGTACCAGGCTACGAGCCAGGCTATGTCCCAGGCTACGACACTCCAGGCTATGTGCCTGGCTACCACGGCCCTGGGTACCGCCTGCCTGACTATCCCCGGCCAGGCCGGCCTGTGCCGGGCTACCGTGGGCCTGTCTACAATGTTACAGGAGAGGAGGTCTCCTTCAGCTTCAGCACCAACTCTGCCCCCGCCGTCCTGCTCTACGTCAGCTCCTTCGTGCGTGACTACATGGCTGTGCTCATCAAGGAAGATG ggacCCTGCAGCTGCGCTATCAGCTGGGCACCAGTCCGTATGTGTACCAGCTGACCACCCGACCAGTCACTGACGGCCAGCCACACAGCATCAACATCACCCGGGTCTACCGCAACCTCTTCATCCAG GTGGACTACTTCCCACTGACAGAGCAGAAGTTCTCCCTGCTGGTAGACAGCCAGCTGGACTCACCCAAGGCCTTGTATCTAGGGCGTGTGATGG AGACAGGAGTCATTGACCCGGAGATCCAGCGCTACAACACCCCAGGTTTCTCGGGCTGCCTGTCTGGTGTTCGATTCAACAATGTGGCTCCCCTCAAGACCCACTTCCGAACCCCTCGACCCATGACCGCTGAGCTGGCTGAGGCCCTGCGTGTTCAGGGAGAACTGTCTGAATCTAACTGCGGCGCTATGCCACGCCTGGTCTCAGAGGTGCCACCTGAGCTTGACCCCTGGTATCTTCCCCCAG ACTTCCCGTACTACCATGATGATGGATGGGTTGCTATACTTTTAGGCT ttttggtgGCCTTCCTGCTGCTGGGGCTAGTGGGAATGTTGGTGCTTTTCTATCTGCAAAATCATCGCTACAAGGGCTCCTACCACACCAATGAGCCCAAGGCTACCCATGATTACCATCCTGGCAGCAAGCCTCCCCTACCTACttcaggccctgcccaggcccctgctCCTACACCAGCTCCCACCcaagctccagccccagccccagccccagcccctggtccCCGGGACCAGAATCTACCCCAGATCCTGGAGGAGTCCAGGTCTGAATGA